The region CGGGCAGAAGAGCTCGCCCAAAGTAGCCGAGGGCCACACTGCACGCGATCCTGTGTGCGGCATGTTTGTTTCGACTGAGGTTTCACATCGGCTGGAAGAAAACGGGCGCATCCTTCACTTCTGCTCGAAGAACTGCATGGAAAATTACGAGAAGCGCAAAGTGCGCACGTGACCTCGCAGTTCCCTGGCGGTATCACGTCGTCTCCCTCAGCACCCGTTCTTCTTGAATACTCTTCCTTTGAGACCTGTCCGGCAAACTCACTTAAGGATTGTGCCGAGGCGGGAGTCTGGTATAATCCTGCCCGCTTATGCCCATTCCAGAGAAACGCTGGCAGCACATCATTCCGGTCGCCTTCATCATGTACACGATCGCGTTCGTTGACCGGACGAACATCTCTCTGGCCCTGCCCTCGCTCAGCCACGATCTTCACATGAACGCGGCACAGGCCGGCAGCGCGGCGGGCATCTTCTTCTGGGGCTACCTGCTGCTGCAGATTCCGGGCGGCTACCTGGCAGAACATTGGAGTGCGAAAAAGTTTATCAGCATTCTGCTGGTCTGCTGGGGGGTTGCGGCTGTGGTTTGCGGGCTGGTGCGCACATGGGAGGAGTTCTGGGTCATGCGATTTGTGCTTGGCATCGCCGAGGGCGGCGTGTGGCCGGCCACGCTGGTCCTGCTGGCGCACTGGTTCCCACGTGGCGAACGCGCGCGGGCAAATGCCTACTGGATGCTGTGCCTGCCCACAGCCGTGGTGCTCTCCTCGCCGGTATCAGGCTGGATTCTCGGCCGCTGGGGCTGGCGCGCGATGCTGATCTCAGAAGGCGCACTGCCTTTTCTGTGGCTGATTATCTGGCTCATGTTCATCGAAGACCACCCGCACCACGCCAAATGGATTTCAGGCGAAGAACGGAACTTTCTGAAGACTACTCTGGAGACAGAGTCAGCCGAACTCAATCCGGGGAAGCCGGAACCGTTCCTCAAAGTGCTGCTGCGCCCTCAGGTGCTGCTGCTGGTGATTATTTATTTCACGCAAAACAGCGGCAACTACGGCTATCTGTTCTGGCTGCCCAGCGCGCTTCACCGCGAGAAACACCTGAGCGACCTGACCGTAGGGCTTCTGTTTACGATCCCGTTTATTGTGACGGGCATCGGGATGGTATTGCTTTCGCGGCATTCCGATAAGACCCGGGAGAGGAAAGGGCATGTTGCGGGAGCCATGGCCTGGGGCGGTGTGTTTATGCTGGCAAGCGTTTTCTTCAGCCCGCATTCATTCGTGCTCTCTTTTATCGCAATCAGTGTGGTGGGCGCAGGGTCGTTCGGGGCGCTCGGCCCCTTCTGGGCAATCCCTTCCGAAACCTTGCCGCGATCGGTCAGCGGCTCAGCCATGGGGCTGATCAACGCATTGGGCAATCTGGGTGGTTACTTTGGGCCTGTGATCGTCGGGTACCTCGAAAAGCGGACTGGCAACTTTGCTTACGGTTTCGCCGCCCTGGGCATTGGCTACCTCGTGGGCGCGCTGCTCACCTCCCTTTTTGTTCGCACCTCGCGGAAGCCCTCTTCGACTGTAGTAAGGGAAGTGGGATGATCCTGCTGTTTTCTGTCGGGCCTGAAGGTCCGACCTCTTAGATTTTTGTCAGGCATGATCTTGACCCTTCCCTTAGTGAGGTCGGAGCTTTCTCCGACGTTTGTCCGGCCGATCAAGTCCAGCGGCTTCAGCCGCTGAAGCAATGATCGGCCGATTTCCCCGGGGCGATTTTACAAACATATCCT is a window of Terriglobia bacterium DNA encoding:
- a CDS encoding MFS transporter; the protein is MPIPEKRWQHIIPVAFIMYTIAFVDRTNISLALPSLSHDLHMNAAQAGSAAGIFFWGYLLLQIPGGYLAEHWSAKKFISILLVCWGVAAVVCGLVRTWEEFWVMRFVLGIAEGGVWPATLVLLAHWFPRGERARANAYWMLCLPTAVVLSSPVSGWILGRWGWRAMLISEGALPFLWLIIWLMFIEDHPHHAKWISGEERNFLKTTLETESAELNPGKPEPFLKVLLRPQVLLLVIIYFTQNSGNYGYLFWLPSALHREKHLSDLTVGLLFTIPFIVTGIGMVLLSRHSDKTRERKGHVAGAMAWGGVFMLASVFFSPHSFVLSFIAISVVGAGSFGALGPFWAIPSETLPRSVSGSAMGLINALGNLGGYFGPVIVGYLEKRTGNFAYGFAALGIGYLVGALLTSLFVRTSRKPSSTVVREVG